One segment of Nocardioides sp. QY071 DNA contains the following:
- a CDS encoding divalent metal cation transporter, which translates to MKRYFAVLLGILTAIGGFVDIGDLVTNAQVGARLGMSLAWIVPVGVIGICVFAEMSGRIAAVSRRATFDLVRERLGPRMGFLNLVGSMLVTLLTFIAEIGGVALALQLVSSLHHLLIVPFVAVAVWIVLWRAKFSAIENVLGLMGLALIAFAVALWQLGPDWGELAAGLSPAEKPEAESWATYAFFAVALFGAAMTPYEVFFFSSGGVEERWTDKDIGVMRANVFIGFPLGGVLSVAIAACAATVFLPAGISVETLGQVGLPVAIGLGKIGLAIVVLGFFAATFGAACETGLSTGYSLAQYFGFPWGKFVRPKEAAGFHLILLIATVVAAGVLLTGVDPIMVTEISVVFSAIALPLTYFPILVVANDPDYLGEHVNGPLANALGVFYLVVITVAALAAIPLMVVTSMGQG; encoded by the coding sequence GTGAAGCGCTACTTCGCCGTCCTGCTGGGGATCCTGACCGCCATCGGCGGCTTCGTCGACATCGGCGACCTGGTCACGAACGCCCAGGTCGGTGCCCGGCTCGGGATGTCCCTGGCGTGGATCGTGCCGGTGGGCGTCATCGGCATCTGCGTGTTCGCCGAGATGTCCGGGCGGATCGCCGCGGTCAGCCGCCGGGCCACCTTCGACCTGGTGCGCGAGCGGCTCGGGCCGCGGATGGGCTTCCTCAACCTGGTCGGCTCGATGCTCGTGACCCTGCTGACCTTCATCGCCGAGATCGGCGGCGTCGCGCTCGCACTGCAGCTGGTGAGCTCGCTGCACCACCTCCTGATCGTCCCGTTCGTCGCCGTCGCGGTCTGGATCGTGCTGTGGCGCGCGAAGTTCTCCGCGATCGAGAACGTGCTCGGCCTGATGGGGCTTGCGCTGATCGCCTTCGCCGTCGCGTTGTGGCAGCTCGGGCCGGACTGGGGCGAGCTCGCAGCGGGGCTCTCACCCGCGGAGAAGCCCGAAGCGGAGAGCTGGGCGACGTACGCCTTCTTCGCGGTGGCGCTCTTCGGAGCCGCGATGACGCCGTACGAGGTCTTCTTCTTCTCCAGCGGCGGTGTCGAGGAGCGGTGGACGGACAAGGACATCGGGGTGATGCGGGCCAACGTGTTCATCGGCTTCCCGCTCGGAGGCGTGCTGTCGGTGGCGATCGCCGCGTGCGCCGCGACCGTGTTCCTGCCGGCCGGGATCTCCGTCGAGACCCTCGGCCAGGTCGGCCTCCCCGTGGCGATCGGCCTCGGCAAGATCGGTCTCGCGATCGTGGTGCTCGGCTTCTTCGCGGCCACCTTCGGCGCCGCGTGCGAGACCGGGCTGTCGACCGGCTACAGCCTCGCGCAGTACTTCGGCTTCCCCTGGGGCAAGTTCGTGCGCCCGAAGGAGGCGGCGGGCTTCCACCTCATCCTGCTGATCGCGACCGTGGTCGCCGCCGGCGTCCTGCTCACCGGCGTCGACCCGATCATGGTCACCGAGATCTCGGTGGTGTTCTCCGCGATCGCACTCCCGCTGACGTACTTCCCGATCCTCGTGGTCGCCAACGACCCCGACTACCTCGGCGAGCACGTCAACGGACCGCTCGCCAACGCGCTCGGGGTGTTCTACCTCGTCGTCATCACGGTCGCGGCGCTCGCCGCGATCCCGCTGATGGTCGTCACGTCCATGGGGCAGGGCTGA
- a CDS encoding Rho termination factor N-terminal domain-containing protein, translated as MPGKKHGPGIKNPDAYEEIRKDGASKEKAARISNAMASEGASKVGRRGGKAGDYEDWTVDDLRKRARELDIDGRSSMKKDELIDALRHH; from the coding sequence ATGCCTGGCAAGAAGCACGGCCCCGGCATCAAGAACCCGGACGCCTACGAGGAGATCCGCAAGGACGGCGCCAGCAAGGAGAAGGCCGCCCGGATCTCGAACGCCATGGCCTCCGAGGGTGCCAGCAAGGTCGGCCGCCGCGGCGGCAAGGCCGGCGACTACGAGGACTGGACCGTCGACGACCTGCGCAAGCGGGCGCGCGAGCTCGACATCGACGGCCGCTCGTCGATGAAGAAGGACGAGCTGATCGACGCCCTCCGCCACCACTAG
- a CDS encoding HDOD domain-containing protein, with protein MNHTVLDVDAVLDGLDQLSSQRPVAAQVVSTSNSDSAGAAELAAILGADMALAARVMKLANSAYFGLSGRVTSLQLAVTVVGFNTVRSVATVALAGIDDGQHLPDDFWTTSVHLAAAAGALGPRFQVTTADALSLGLLAQLGAALLHQADADGYADLLATTGLGVERFRAEADRYGICSPQLTAEALTQWHFPAGMVDALRAVHSGADGALLRTSYEMTARLLYPHHRRVALDRVSDGVMSEAQAPARLMAIRSDVLQLQAALGL; from the coding sequence GTGAACCACACCGTCCTCGACGTCGACGCGGTCCTCGACGGGCTGGACCAGCTGTCCTCGCAACGACCGGTCGCCGCCCAAGTCGTGAGCACCAGCAACAGCGACAGCGCCGGCGCCGCCGAGCTGGCTGCGATCCTCGGCGCCGACATGGCGCTCGCGGCCCGGGTGATGAAGCTGGCCAACTCCGCCTACTTCGGCCTGTCCGGCCGGGTGACCAGCCTGCAGCTCGCCGTCACCGTGGTCGGGTTCAACACCGTGCGCTCGGTCGCGACCGTGGCGCTGGCCGGCATCGACGACGGGCAGCACCTCCCCGACGACTTCTGGACCACGTCGGTGCACCTGGCCGCGGCCGCCGGTGCGCTGGGGCCCCGGTTCCAGGTGACCACCGCGGATGCGCTCTCCCTCGGCCTGCTCGCCCAGCTCGGCGCCGCGCTGCTCCACCAGGCGGACGCGGACGGGTACGCCGACCTGCTCGCCACGACCGGGCTCGGCGTCGAGCGGTTCCGGGCCGAAGCCGACCGCTACGGGATCTGCTCACCGCAGCTGACCGCCGAGGCGCTGACACAGTGGCACTTCCCGGCCGGCATGGTCGACGCACTGCGGGCCGTGCACTCCGGCGCCGACGGGGCCCTGCTGCGCACGTCGTACGAGATGACCGCCCGGCTGCTGTACCCGCACCATCGCAGGGTCGCGCTGGACCGTGTGTCGGACGGCGTGATGAGCGAGGCGCAGGCGCCGGCGCGGCTGATGGCCATCCGCTCGGACGTCCTGCAGCTCCAGGCCGCGCTGGGACTCTGA
- a CDS encoding TatD family hydrolase, protein MSEERPPVPEPLPHPVVDNHCHLDIGRGEAAWDAREAIDAAVAVGVRRIVQIGCDLPGARWAVAAAAEHPELVAGVALHPNEAPRILADGGRAALEAAWDEIEQLAGAHPKVRAVGETGLDAFRTGDDGRAVQVESFRRHVDIAKRLGRTLVIHDRETHDEVLEVIDSEGAPERWVMHCFSGDAAFARACLDRGAHLSFAGTVTFKNAEPLREALRITPRDRVLVETDAPYLTPSPYRGRTNASYLVPLTVRAMAAERGDDLAELCAAIDANTEAAFGGAW, encoded by the coding sequence GTGAGTGAGGAGCGCCCACCCGTCCCGGAGCCGCTGCCGCACCCGGTCGTCGACAACCACTGTCACCTCGACATCGGCCGCGGCGAGGCCGCCTGGGACGCAAGGGAGGCGATCGACGCGGCGGTGGCGGTCGGCGTACGACGGATCGTTCAGATCGGCTGCGACCTGCCCGGTGCCCGATGGGCGGTTGCCGCGGCGGCGGAGCACCCGGAGCTGGTCGCCGGCGTCGCGCTGCACCCCAACGAGGCGCCCCGAATCCTCGCCGACGGCGGACGGGCCGCCCTGGAGGCGGCGTGGGACGAGATCGAGCAGCTCGCCGGCGCCCACCCGAAGGTGCGTGCGGTGGGGGAGACCGGTCTCGACGCGTTCCGGACCGGCGACGACGGGCGGGCCGTGCAGGTCGAGTCCTTCCGTCGGCACGTCGACATCGCCAAGCGGCTCGGCAGGACGCTGGTGATCCACGACCGCGAGACCCACGACGAGGTGCTCGAGGTGATCGACAGCGAGGGCGCGCCCGAGCGCTGGGTGATGCACTGCTTCTCCGGCGACGCCGCCTTCGCCCGCGCCTGCCTCGATCGCGGCGCCCACCTCTCCTTCGCCGGCACCGTCACGTTCAAGAACGCCGAGCCGCTGCGCGAGGCGTTGCGGATCACGCCCCGCGACCGGGTGCTGGTGGAGACCGACGCGCCCTACCTGACGCCGTCCCCCTACCGCGGGCGCACCAACGCGTCGTACCTCGTGCCGCTCACGGTGCGGGCCATGGCCGCCGAGCGCGGCGACGACCTCGCGGAGCTCTGCGCGGCGATCGACGCCAACACGGAGGCGGCCTTCGGGGGCGCCTGGTAG
- a CDS encoding alpha/beta fold hydrolase has protein sequence MAERITSVERDGLELDVLDQGPLDGEAILLFHGFPETASCWRLVVPILNEAGFRTLAMTQRGYAPRARPRRRRDYVMAELLGDARALAEKVGGKVHVVGHDWGAIPSWLLAMHHPELVASLTAVSVPHPQAFLTSMVRSTQGLKSWYMLAFQVPWLPERILGGRREVGARQLRAAGLTADDVARFREEIVDAGALTTALNWYRAMPLGDPRLTRGRVRVPTTMVWSDEDIALGRWGVEHTARLVDAPYRFVELNGVSHWIPTQAPEALAEAILDRVGVSTS, from the coding sequence ATGGCTGAACGGATCACGTCGGTCGAGCGGGACGGACTGGAGCTCGACGTCCTCGACCAGGGGCCCCTGGACGGCGAGGCGATCCTGCTGTTCCACGGCTTCCCCGAGACCGCCTCCTGCTGGCGGCTCGTGGTGCCCATCCTGAACGAGGCGGGCTTCCGCACCCTGGCGATGACCCAGCGCGGCTACGCACCCCGCGCCCGGCCGCGCAGGCGTCGCGACTACGTCATGGCCGAGCTGCTCGGTGACGCGCGCGCGCTCGCCGAGAAGGTCGGCGGCAAGGTCCACGTCGTGGGCCACGACTGGGGCGCGATCCCCTCGTGGCTCCTTGCCATGCACCACCCCGAGCTGGTCGCCAGCCTGACCGCGGTGTCCGTGCCGCACCCGCAGGCGTTCCTCACCTCGATGGTGCGCTCCACCCAGGGCCTGAAGTCCTGGTACATGCTCGCCTTCCAGGTCCCGTGGCTGCCCGAGCGCATCCTCGGCGGCAGGCGCGAGGTCGGCGCACGGCAGCTGCGGGCTGCCGGTCTCACCGCCGACGACGTCGCCCGGTTCCGTGAGGAGATCGTCGACGCCGGCGCGCTCACGACCGCTCTCAACTGGTACCGCGCCATGCCCCTCGGGGACCCGCGGCTGACCCGGGGCCGGGTCAGGGTGCCCACGACCATGGTGTGGAGCGACGAGGACATCGCGCTGGGCCGTTGGGGAGTGGAGCACACGGCGCGACTCGTCGACGCGCCGTACCGGTTCGTCGAGCTGAACGGGGTCTCGCACTGGATCCCGACCCAGGCGCCCGAGGCGCTCGCCGAGGCCATCCTCGACCGGGTCGGTGTCAGCACGTCGTGA
- a CDS encoding PAS and ANTAR domain-containing protein codes for MPTDGARQTGRFVFHVVDGTWEWDEDVFAIHGYRPGEVEPTTELVMRHKHEQDRQLVERTLEEAIGDGAPFNVYYRIVVAGEIRNVVLCGEGQYDGGRTSGKADRLVGYYVDLTPELEAETAAAADAAVAASAASRDTIEQAKGILMLGYGLDAEAAFAMLKWWSRNRNVKVREVAERLIQVAREGHVSHPGLRRLLDALLDDLTASRAARGNQPD; via the coding sequence GTGCCCACGGACGGCGCGCGACAGACCGGCCGCTTCGTGTTCCACGTGGTCGACGGGACGTGGGAGTGGGACGAGGACGTCTTCGCGATCCATGGCTACCGGCCGGGTGAGGTCGAGCCGACCACCGAGCTGGTCATGCGACACAAGCACGAGCAGGACCGCCAACTCGTGGAGCGGACGCTCGAGGAGGCGATCGGCGACGGAGCGCCCTTCAACGTCTACTACCGGATCGTGGTCGCCGGCGAGATCCGCAACGTCGTCCTGTGCGGCGAGGGCCAGTACGACGGCGGGCGGACCAGCGGCAAGGCCGATCGCCTCGTCGGCTACTACGTCGACCTGACTCCCGAGCTCGAGGCCGAGACCGCGGCCGCGGCCGACGCCGCGGTGGCCGCGTCGGCGGCCTCGCGCGACACCATCGAGCAGGCCAAGGGCATCCTCATGCTGGGCTACGGCCTCGACGCGGAGGCGGCATTCGCGATGCTCAAGTGGTGGTCGCGCAATCGCAACGTGAAGGTGCGGGAGGTCGCCGAGCGCCTGATCCAGGTGGCTCGGGAGGGGCATGTCAGCCACCCGGGGCTGCGCCGGTTGCTGGACGCACTGCTCGACGACCTCACCGCCAGCCGGGCGGCTCGGGGAAACCAGCCCGACTGA
- the rsmI gene encoding 16S rRNA (cytidine(1402)-2'-O)-methyltransferase has translation MSGVLVLAGTPIGRVGDAPPRLADELAAADVVAAEDTRRLRRLVTDLGIELSGRVVSYFEGNEAARTPTLVEALENGERVVLVTDAGMPSVSDPGYRLVAAAVEAGIRVTAVPGPSAVLTALAVSGLPVDRFCFEGFLPRKAGERARRLADLATEQRTMVFFEAPHRTAAALEAMRDAFGADRAAAVCRELTKTHEEVRRDGLAALVDWAAEGVRGEVTIVVTGATPGAGIATDPDSLRAAVAGLEESGMRRKEAIAVVAGQAGLPKRDVYQVVHIDG, from the coding sequence GTGAGTGGAGTCCTGGTGCTGGCCGGTACGCCGATCGGCCGGGTCGGCGACGCGCCGCCGCGGTTGGCCGACGAGCTGGCCGCCGCCGACGTCGTCGCCGCCGAGGACACCCGCCGGCTGCGACGGCTGGTCACCGACCTCGGCATCGAGCTGTCCGGGCGGGTCGTGTCCTACTTCGAGGGCAACGAGGCGGCCCGGACCCCGACCCTGGTCGAGGCGCTCGAGAACGGCGAGCGCGTGGTGCTCGTGACCGACGCCGGCATGCCCAGCGTGTCCGACCCGGGCTACCGGCTGGTGGCCGCCGCGGTCGAGGCCGGGATCCGGGTGACCGCCGTACCCGGGCCGTCGGCAGTGCTCACCGCCCTCGCCGTCTCCGGCCTGCCGGTCGACCGGTTCTGCTTCGAGGGCTTCTTGCCGCGCAAGGCGGGAGAGCGCGCGCGCCGGCTCGCCGACCTCGCGACCGAGCAGCGCACGATGGTGTTCTTCGAGGCGCCGCACCGCACCGCGGCCGCGCTGGAGGCGATGCGCGACGCGTTCGGCGCCGACCGGGCGGCGGCCGTGTGCCGCGAGCTGACCAAGACCCACGAAGAGGTACGACGCGACGGGCTCGCCGCTCTGGTCGACTGGGCTGCCGAGGGGGTGCGCGGGGAGGTCACCATCGTGGTCACCGGCGCGACCCCGGGCGCCGGCATCGCGACCGATCCCGACAGCCTGCGGGCCGCGGTCGCCGGACTCGAGGAGTCCGGCATGCGACGCAAGGAGGCCATCGCCGTGGTGGCCGGGCAGGCTGGACTACCCAAACGCGACGTCTACCAGGTGGTGCACATCGATGGCTGA
- a CDS encoding DUF6328 family protein — MSTAPAGTRENRRPPQQITRNLNELLQELRVMQTGVQILTGFLLTVPFTERFADLTGAQQRLYLAILVTAVLTTLVIVAPVCYHRLLFRQGRREWIVAAAQRCALAGLVGLATVSAAVVLLVFDVVLGTRAALVAAAAVALAFTLMWAAVPWRGRTR, encoded by the coding sequence GTGAGCACCGCGCCGGCCGGGACGCGGGAGAACCGTCGCCCGCCCCAGCAGATCACCCGCAACCTCAACGAGCTGCTCCAAGAGCTGCGGGTGATGCAGACCGGCGTGCAGATCCTCACCGGCTTCCTTCTCACCGTCCCGTTCACCGAGCGGTTCGCCGACCTGACCGGGGCCCAGCAGCGGCTCTACCTCGCCATCCTGGTGACCGCGGTGCTGACCACCCTCGTCATCGTCGCGCCGGTCTGCTACCACCGGCTGCTGTTCCGGCAGGGCCGCCGCGAGTGGATCGTGGCCGCCGCGCAACGCTGCGCCCTCGCCGGACTGGTCGGCCTCGCCACGGTCTCTGCAGCGGTCGTGCTCCTGGTGTTCGACGTGGTGCTCGGGACCCGCGCCGCACTGGTCGCCGCGGCGGCGGTCGCGCTCGCCTTCACCCTGATGTGGGCTGCGGTCCCCTGGCGGGGCCGCACGAGGTGA
- a CDS encoding SDR family oxidoreductase, which yields MTEKAFPAQQQTPPGLTGEMTPEPDHGERSYVGHGRLEGQVALITGGDSGIGRAVAIAYAREGADVAFTYLPEEQPDADATSALVTEAGRRVLPMALDLRTSDACDEAVRRTADELGGLDVLVNNAGYQMARDHAVDDLSDDRIDRTFKTNLYALMWLVRAAAPHLRKRPGCIVNNASIQAFEPSETLLDYAATKAAINNLTVNLAASLGGDGVRVNAVAPGPIWTPLQPATQEPEKVEHFGTDTPLGRAGQPAEVAPAFVFLASPADASYVSGTVLGVTGGKPVF from the coding sequence ATGACCGAGAAGGCCTTTCCCGCCCAGCAGCAGACGCCCCCGGGACTCACGGGGGAGATGACCCCGGAGCCCGATCACGGCGAGCGGTCGTACGTCGGCCACGGCCGACTCGAGGGCCAGGTCGCCCTGATCACCGGAGGCGACTCCGGGATCGGCCGCGCCGTGGCGATCGCCTACGCCCGTGAGGGTGCCGACGTCGCGTTCACCTACCTGCCCGAGGAGCAGCCCGACGCCGACGCGACCTCCGCGCTGGTGACCGAGGCGGGGCGCCGGGTGCTGCCGATGGCGCTCGACCTGCGCACCAGCGACGCCTGTGACGAGGCGGTACGACGCACCGCTGACGAGCTCGGCGGCCTCGACGTGCTGGTCAACAACGCCGGCTACCAGATGGCGCGCGACCACGCCGTCGACGACCTGAGCGACGACCGGATCGACCGCACCTTCAAGACCAACCTGTACGCGCTGATGTGGCTGGTCCGGGCCGCCGCTCCGCACCTGCGCAAGCGCCCCGGCTGCATCGTCAACAACGCCTCGATCCAGGCCTTCGAGCCCTCCGAGACGCTGCTCGACTATGCCGCCACCAAGGCCGCGATCAACAACCTCACCGTCAACCTCGCCGCCTCGCTCGGCGGCGACGGCGTGCGGGTCAACGCGGTCGCGCCCGGACCGATCTGGACCCCGCTGCAGCCGGCCACCCAGGAGCCGGAGAAGGTCGAGCACTTCGGCACCGACACCCCGCTCGGACGGGCCGGCCAGCCGGCCGAGGTGGCACCCGCGTTCGTCTTCCTCGCCTCGCCCGCCGACGCGTCGTACGTCTCCGGCACGGTGCTCGGGGTCACCGGCGGAAAACCCGTGTTCTGA
- a CDS encoding CDGSH iron-sulfur domain-containing protein encodes MSSRRVVVTDCPGGPLLVRGADEVVGMDGTAAPAERAVVAVCRCGRSDRMPWCDDSHRDRRRNKKS; translated from the coding sequence ATGAGCAGCCGACGAGTCGTCGTCACCGACTGCCCGGGCGGCCCGCTCCTGGTGCGCGGCGCCGACGAGGTGGTCGGGATGGACGGTACGGCGGCCCCGGCCGAGCGGGCGGTCGTGGCGGTGTGCCGCTGCGGCCGGTCCGACCGGATGCCGTGGTGCGACGACAGCCACCGCGACCGACGGAGGAACAAGAAGTCATGA
- a CDS encoding phospholipid carrier-dependent glycosyltransferase, whose product MTVVGLSRTALGRRVPLAVERAISPIRRLSARQRLVGWLGPIGLTVLAFGLRLVGLGNPHRFAFDETYYAKDAWSLLNNGYIETYLTDADGNAKTDINADILAGHTDKVWTGDPSLAVHPDVGKWLIALGEKAFGMDPFGWRIASAVAGALMVLVMCRLVRRMTGSTMLGCVAGTLLMLDGLHFVLSRLALLDIFLALFLLCAVSCLVADRDWHRARLARRARRTDDGVALTGWGPRVLFRPWLLAAGVCFGLAAGTKWTAAYPLAALGVLCWIWSAGARRSLGIRWALAKGAVADGIPAFLSLVVVALLVYIATWGGWLMHAKEYEEHLSSTQYRQYTGQGHCEKDSDSKDEHYVADDLDTSKKWPTATEKDATGLGEAWQSLRSLWYYHQDVYTFHTHFLNCSTHFYESKPSSWLLINRPVGVAVTNDISPDAPGCDAPADSNCIKQVLLLPTPVLWWGGVLALMFAVVMWIGARDWRYGLAVVGALSTWLPWMLYDDRPIFLFYAIAILPFTVMAITLAIGALIGPSRAPSARRTVGVVVGGAFVVLTLVNFAWFWPIWTNQMLTHSEWLDRIWFSRWV is encoded by the coding sequence GTGACCGTCGTCGGCCTCTCCCGCACCGCGCTCGGCCGCCGGGTCCCGCTGGCGGTGGAGCGCGCGATCAGCCCGATCCGGCGCCTGTCCGCGCGCCAGCGGCTGGTCGGCTGGCTGGGCCCGATCGGGCTCACCGTGCTGGCGTTCGGGCTGCGGCTCGTGGGCCTCGGCAACCCCCACCGGTTCGCGTTCGACGAGACGTACTACGCCAAGGACGCCTGGTCGCTGCTCAACAACGGCTACATCGAGACGTACCTGACCGACGCGGACGGCAACGCCAAGACCGACATCAACGCCGACATCCTGGCCGGTCACACCGACAAGGTCTGGACGGGCGACCCGTCGCTCGCGGTGCACCCCGACGTCGGCAAGTGGCTGATCGCGCTGGGTGAGAAGGCGTTCGGGATGGACCCGTTCGGCTGGCGGATCGCGTCGGCCGTCGCGGGTGCGCTGATGGTGCTCGTCATGTGCCGGCTGGTGCGCCGGATGACCGGCTCGACCATGCTCGGCTGCGTCGCCGGGACCCTGCTCATGCTCGACGGCCTGCACTTCGTGCTCTCGCGGCTGGCGCTGCTCGACATCTTCCTGGCGCTGTTCCTGCTGTGCGCCGTGTCCTGCTTGGTGGCCGACCGCGACTGGCACCGCGCGCGGTTGGCGAGGCGGGCACGTCGTACCGACGACGGGGTCGCGTTGACGGGGTGGGGTCCGCGGGTCCTGTTCCGCCCGTGGCTGCTGGCCGCCGGCGTCTGCTTCGGGCTCGCCGCCGGCACCAAGTGGACCGCGGCGTACCCTCTCGCGGCGCTCGGCGTGCTGTGCTGGATCTGGAGCGCCGGCGCCCGCCGCTCGCTCGGCATCCGGTGGGCGCTGGCGAAGGGGGCGGTCGCCGACGGCATCCCCGCCTTCCTCTCGCTGGTCGTGGTGGCGCTGCTGGTCTACATCGCCACGTGGGGCGGCTGGCTGATGCACGCCAAGGAGTACGAGGAGCACCTCAGCTCCACCCAGTACCGGCAGTACACCGGCCAGGGGCACTGCGAGAAGGACAGCGACTCCAAGGACGAGCACTACGTCGCCGACGACCTCGACACGTCGAAGAAGTGGCCGACCGCGACCGAGAAGGACGCGACCGGGCTGGGTGAGGCGTGGCAGTCCCTGCGCTCGCTCTGGTACTACCACCAGGACGTCTACACCTTCCACACGCACTTCCTGAACTGCTCGACGCACTTCTACGAGTCGAAGCCGTCGAGCTGGCTGCTCATCAACCGCCCGGTCGGGGTGGCCGTCACCAACGACATCTCCCCCGACGCCCCCGGCTGCGACGCGCCCGCGGACAGCAACTGCATCAAGCAGGTGCTGCTGCTGCCGACGCCGGTGCTGTGGTGGGGCGGCGTACTGGCGCTGATGTTCGCCGTCGTGATGTGGATCGGCGCCCGGGACTGGCGCTACGGGCTGGCCGTCGTCGGTGCGCTGTCCACGTGGCTGCCCTGGATGCTGTACGACGACCGGCCGATCTTCCTCTTCTACGCGATCGCCATCCTGCCGTTCACGGTCATGGCGATCACCCTCGCGATCGGGGCGCTGATCGGGCCCTCGCGGGCGCCCTCCGCGCGGCGGACCGTGGGGGTCGTGGTCGGTGGGGCCTTCGTGGTGCTGACGCTGGTGAACTTCGCCTGGTTCTGGCCGATCTGGACCAACCAGATGCTGACCCACAGCGAGTGGCTGGACCGGATCTGGTTCTCGCGCTGGGTCTGA
- a CDS encoding iron-containing redox enzyme family protein produces MRLPEPCGPLSEGVVETLRARPHGPHAVPEPRAMGDVTYPLTDRDLQLALWVLYELHYRGFDDVDDPHAEWDPLLMVSRAALERTFEHAVRQLVDQTPDDAPALEDLGDTPAEQVTAALVRMTARSGPSDVAQFLHRRATREEFCSYLSERAVYHLRESDPQSFVLPRIGGAAKVALAELQYDEYGGGRPDRLHQALFARALASLDLPTDLAPYVEQASGATLASVNLMSLFALNRRLRGAAMGHLAAFEATSSLPCERILRGARRLRLPEAVADYYDEHVEADAVHEQLAIRGICAALVDDEPALAPDVVFGATACLAVDGLAGEVLLDAWRTSREDRAAG; encoded by the coding sequence ATGAGGCTGCCCGAGCCCTGTGGCCCCCTCAGCGAGGGCGTGGTCGAGACCTTGCGGGCCCGACCACACGGCCCGCACGCCGTGCCGGAGCCGCGGGCGATGGGAGACGTCACCTACCCGCTGACCGACCGCGACCTCCAGCTCGCGCTGTGGGTGCTCTACGAGCTCCACTACCGCGGGTTCGACGACGTCGACGACCCGCACGCAGAGTGGGACCCGCTGCTCATGGTCAGCCGGGCCGCGCTCGAGCGCACCTTCGAGCACGCCGTCCGGCAGCTGGTGGACCAGACCCCCGACGACGCGCCGGCGCTCGAGGACCTCGGCGACACCCCTGCCGAGCAGGTCACCGCCGCCCTGGTCCGGATGACCGCGCGCTCGGGTCCCTCGGACGTGGCCCAGTTCCTGCACCGCCGGGCCACCCGTGAGGAGTTCTGCTCCTACCTCTCCGAGCGGGCCGTCTACCACCTGCGCGAGTCCGACCCGCAGAGCTTCGTGCTGCCGCGGATCGGCGGCGCCGCGAAGGTGGCCCTCGCCGAGCTGCAGTACGACGAGTACGGCGGCGGCCGCCCCGACCGGCTGCACCAGGCGCTGTTCGCCCGCGCCCTGGCCTCGCTGGACCTGCCGACCGACCTGGCGCCGTACGTCGAGCAGGCCTCGGGCGCGACCCTCGCCTCGGTCAACCTGATGTCGCTGTTCGCCCTCAACCGCCGCCTGCGCGGCGCGGCGATGGGCCACCTCGCGGCGTTCGAGGCGACCAGCTCGCTGCCGTGCGAGCGGATCCTGCGCGGGGCCCGGCGACTGCGGCTGCCCGAGGCCGTGGCCGACTACTACGACGAGCACGTCGAGGCGGACGCCGTGCACGAGCAGCTCGCGATCCGCGGGATCTGCGCGGCTCTCGTCGACGACGAACCCGCGCTGGCGCCCGACGTGGTGTTCGGCGCGACCGCCTGCCTGGCCGTCGACGGCCTGGCCGGCGAGGTGCTGCTCGACGCCTGGCGAACCAGCCGCGAGGACCGGGCCGCGGGGTGA